The Ictalurus furcatus strain D&B chromosome 5, Billie_1.0, whole genome shotgun sequence genome includes a region encoding these proteins:
- the prickle3 gene encoding prickle planar cell polarity protein 3-B, with amino-acid sequence MDAPLKVREAGHKLDKKCYPIGHPHIIFKDFEPMDLSKPQYCPCEICSIPFSPAELVEEDPDRGQPCMRCGEQCPGLRMHGWRKICVHCKCAREEHAVRSVPGQLEKMMTKLVSDFQRHSISDDDSGCASEEYAWVPPGLKPEQVYQYFSCIPEDKVPYVNSPGERYRIKQLLHQLPAHDSEPQYCNTLDEEEKKELRLFSQQRKRENLGRGIVRLFPVTMTGAICQQCGRQIYGGDIAVFASRAGHGTCWHPQCFQCATCSELLVDLIYFYQDGHIYCGRHHAERIKPRCQACDEIILADECTEAEGRHWHMRHFCCFECETALGGQRYIMRESRPYCCTCYESLYAEYCDTCGEHIGIDQGQMTYEGQHWHASEACFCCARCRLPLLGRPFLPRGGLIFCSRSCSLGEDPNNSDSCDSALQCKPTSHKLVHQQQQERNVPLRPPEGSNLTTATVLSTATTSTPLSESRGVHTSFFHLQNGGPPPPPYGQTRPQSSHSPALDNGWGPLANGDQSNTDVHSGLEYTVELNGYAEFGSFPPSCTSRGTSTAKDTGRLENSSGILTQPHPSPEVDSIEDGDFFPPPPPPVFIGPNDLPILPPPDEPHPSPPPPQFGRSSTARVSFREPISSSYSVEEDEEEEEEVGVELARKEEDEVEQEDEEDETDGGSGHRLHLRVEMPPQMDLLDGSYRRSFRQGCTSPPGRSHLVSNSPLHLGTEKHFRRSRRDRPRLDSLEWRGGGREHAARPPSITSPGDGNSRLTLHSTHYKHEDSCSTCSSSSDSEEEGFFLGQRIPLPPQLTGEKEREGESSQIEGKSKRGSLRRRRTQSLSAKDKDKDKNCILS; translated from the exons GAAGATCTGTGTGCACTGTAAGTGTGCGCGTGAAGAGCATGCGGTGCGCTCCGTGCCCGGGCAGCTGGAGAAAATGATGACGAAGCTGGTGTCCGACTTCCAGAGGCACTCCATCTCGGACGACGATTCGGGATGCGCCTCGGAGGAGTACGCCTGGGTGCCGCCTGGGCTCAAGCCCGAACAG GTTTATCAATACTTCAGCTGTATTCCTGAGGACAAAGTACCTTATGTGAACAGCCCGGGAGAAAGATATCGCATTAAACAGCTCCTCCATCAGCTCCCAGCCCACGACAGTGAG ccgcagtactgtaacactctggatgaggaggagaaaaaggagcTGCGCTTGTTCAGTcagcagaggaagagagagaaccTAGGTCGCGGCATCGTGCGCCTCTTTCCTGTCACCATGACCGGCGCCATCTGccaacag TGTGGGAGGCAGATTTATGGAGGTGATATAGCCGTGTTTGCCTCCCGTGCGGGTCATGGCACATGTTGGCACCCTCAGTGCTTCCAGTGTGCCACCTGCAGCGAGCTGCTAGTCGACCTCATCTACTTCTACCAGGACGGCCATATCTACTGCGGACGTCACCACGCCGAGCGCATCAAGCCACGCTGTCAGGCCTGTGATGAG ATCATTCTGGCAGATGAGTGCACGGAGGCGGAGGGACGCCACTGGCACATGAGGCACTTCTGCTGCTTTGAGTGTGAGACGGCACTCGGTGGTCAGCGCTACATCATGAGAGAGAGTCGGCCATACTGCTGTACCTGCTACGAGTCTCTGTATGCTGAGTACTGCGACACCTGCGGAGAGCACATCG GCATAGATCAGGGGCAGATGACGTACGAGGGGCAGCACTGGCACGCATCAGAGGCGTGTTTTTGCTGTGCCCGCTGTCGGCTGCCCCTGTTGGGCAGACCCTTCCTCCCCCGCGGGGGGCTTATCTTCTGTTCCCGATCTTGCTCTCTGGGAGAAGACCCCAATAACTCTGACTCCTGTGACTCCGCCCTGCAGTGCAAACCGACCTCACACAAACTTGTACATCAGCAGCAGCAAGAACGCAATGTACCTCTGCGGCCACCAGAGGGCAGCAATCTCACCACTGCAACTGTACTTTCTACTGCAACCACATCAACTCCTTTATCAGAAAGCAGAG GCGTCCACACTTCATTTTTCCATTTACAAAATGGCGGCCCTCCGCCTCCTCCTTATGGACAAACTCGCCCTCAAAGCTCACATTCTCCTGCCTTAGACAATGGCTGGGGACCGCTGGCAAACGGAGACCAATCAAACACGGATGTACACTCAGGGCTGGAGTACACAGTGGAGCTGAATGGATACGCTGAATTCGGGTCTTTTCCACCCAGCTGTACCTCCAGAGGAACCTCAACAGCAAAGGACACTGGGAGACTGGAGAACAGCTCAG GAATTCTCACTCAGCCCCACCCTTCACCTGAGGTTGACTCCATAGAAGATGGAGACTTTTTCCCACCACCTCCACCCCCTGTGTTTATTGGTCCCAATGATTTACCGATCCTGCCCCCGCCTGATGAGCCCCACCCCTCTCCACCTCCACCCCAATTTGGGCGAAGCAGCACAGCCAGGGTCAGCTTCAGGGAGCCAATCAGCTCTAGCTATTCagtggaggaggatgaggaggaggaggaggaagtgggGGTTGAATTGGCGAGGAAAGAGGAAGATGAGGTAGAgcaggaagatgaggaggatgaaACTGATGGAGGCTCGGGACACAGACTCCACCTTCGAGTTGAAATGCCACCTCAGATGGACCTTTTGg ACGGCTCGTACCGTCGCAGCTTCCGGCAGGGGTGCACCAGCCCGCCTGGCCGAAGCCACCTGGTCTCGAACTCCCCCCTCCACCTGGGCACGGAGAAACACTTCCGCCGCTCCAGACGCGACAGACCTCGTCTAGATTCCCTGGAgtggagaggaggagggagagagcaCGCCGCACGCCcaccctccatcacctccccTGGAGACGGAAATTCCCGTTTGACGCTTCACTCCACCCACTACAAACACGAGGACTCTTGCTCAACCTGCTCGTCCTCCTCCGACTCTGAAGAGGAGGGCTTTTTTCTCGGCCAGCGGATTCCTCTACCTCCTCAGCTGacgggggagaaagagagggagggggagagttCACAGATAGAGGGGAAAAGCAAGAGAGGGAGTCTGCGGAGGAGGAGGACACAAAGTCTCAGTGCGAAGGACAAGGACAAGGACAAAAACTGCATATTGTCCTGA